One genomic segment of Flagellimonas marinaquae includes these proteins:
- a CDS encoding SusC/RagA family TonB-linked outer membrane protein: MKILWIDANRISLFLIINMLLALWPSETLEAALASPPQATVTGAVTDADGNPLVGVGVQVVNTQRGTITDMDGSFTIQANPEDTLYFSIIGFKPLKVGIKARNVVNVQMEEDVTQLGEVVLNAGYYTVSKRERSGNIATIKAEMMEKQPVGNPLAAMQGQLSGVNIVQNTGVPGGGFTIDIRGRNFINGASDPLFIVDGVPISSQSLGSNDVSGQILGGNTSPLNAINPNDIESIEVLKDADATAIYGSRGANGVVLITTKKGRVGETRFNAQMSSSLGRVTNFLDLLNTQQYLELRREGVVNDGFGDFLDNPAFDFAWPDIKTWDNDRYTDWQDELIGRTAYRNNLQLSVSGGSERTQFLISGSYLKETTVFPGDANYKKANVNSNISHQSDNGRFKINLSTLYTREDNLMPRSDLTNVAYTLEPNAPEIYDGEGNLNWEDNTFDNPYAALEEQYGQASHTLISNALLSYALLPDLEVRTSLGYNRYQLDSYRTLPSSAVNPGRGLTPQTYSSLTLNSADRESWIVEPQISWKPRWNTFDVEVLLGSTFQKETAQQFVQRGTGYPNDLLIQNLAAASTVEVLGDTDSEYAYTAVFGRVNVNFLDRYILNLTGRRDGSSRFGPGRQFGNFGAIGLAWLFSEEKLFANSPLLSFGKLRGSYGTTGSDNIGDYRFLDTYDVTGFDYNGISILEPTGIFNPLFGWESNTKLEVGLELGFFRDRLRLETSFFRNRSSNQLIGIPLAATTGFSELTGNFDATVENTGVEVDFNAMMFQGKDFGWSTRFTLTVPKNKLLAFDGLEDSTFADRYIIGEPLTIVRLYESLGVDPETGIYQFEDFNGDGEITSLGDREWLEDLAPEFYGGFGQNIRWGNLGLDFFFQFKKQKAYNELRAFAVPGARRNLPIRLLDRWQEPGDEATVQLASAGLAPGEDTGALQSRSNAAVSDASFIRLRNITLNYRIPNLGNRLDINVYLQGQNLWTITDYTGPDPEQPSTVRLPQLRQLTLGLQLGF; the protein is encoded by the coding sequence ATGAAGATACTATGGATAGATGCGAACAGAATTTCCCTGTTCCTGATCATCAACATGCTGCTGGCTCTGTGGCCATCAGAAACCTTGGAGGCCGCACTGGCCTCGCCTCCCCAAGCTACTGTTACCGGTGCCGTTACGGATGCTGACGGAAACCCGCTCGTCGGGGTAGGTGTTCAAGTGGTGAATACCCAACGGGGCACGATTACGGATATGGATGGTTCGTTTACCATTCAAGCCAATCCTGAAGATACTCTATACTTTTCAATCATTGGCTTTAAGCCCTTGAAAGTTGGCATCAAGGCTAGGAATGTGGTCAACGTCCAAATGGAGGAAGATGTCACCCAATTGGGGGAAGTAGTGCTCAATGCGGGTTACTATACCGTTTCCAAGCGGGAACGTTCCGGGAACATTGCCACAATCAAGGCTGAAATGATGGAAAAGCAGCCCGTGGGCAATCCCTTGGCCGCCATGCAAGGGCAGTTGTCCGGGGTCAATATCGTGCAGAACACCGGGGTGCCCGGTGGGGGCTTTACCATCGATATCCGTGGCAGGAACTTTATCAATGGGGCTTCCGATCCCCTTTTCATCGTGGACGGGGTGCCCATCAGTTCACAGTCCTTGGGGTCCAACGATGTTTCTGGGCAGATATTGGGCGGGAACACCAGTCCGCTGAATGCCATCAACCCCAACGACATTGAGAGCATAGAGGTGCTCAAGGATGCCGATGCCACCGCCATTTATGGGTCCCGTGGGGCCAATGGGGTGGTCTTGATCACCACCAAAAAGGGTCGGGTCGGGGAGACCCGTTTCAATGCCCAAATGAGCTCTTCGCTGGGAAGGGTCACGAATTTTCTGGATTTGTTGAATACCCAACAATATTTGGAACTTCGCCGTGAGGGCGTGGTCAATGATGGTTTTGGGGATTTTTTGGATAATCCCGCCTTTGATTTTGCATGGCCCGATATCAAGACTTGGGACAATGACCGGTATACCGATTGGCAGGACGAGCTGATCGGGCGAACGGCCTATCGGAACAATCTGCAATTGTCCGTTTCCGGGGGCAGTGAACGCACCCAGTTCCTGATTAGTGGTTCCTACCTAAAGGAGACCACGGTATTCCCCGGGGATGCCAATTATAAAAAGGCCAATGTGAACAGCAATATTTCGCATCAATCGGATAATGGGCGTTTCAAGATCAATCTGTCCACGCTCTATACCCGAGAGGACAATCTGATGCCTCGGTCGGACCTGACCAACGTGGCCTATACCCTGGAGCCCAATGCCCCTGAAATCTATGATGGGGAAGGAAACCTCAATTGGGAGGACAATACCTTTGACAATCCCTATGCCGCACTTGAGGAACAGTATGGGCAGGCGAGCCATACGCTGATTTCCAATGCTTTGTTGTCCTATGCCTTGCTGCCCGATCTTGAGGTCAGGACGAGTTTGGGCTACAATCGGTATCAATTGGATTCCTACCGTACCTTGCCCAGTTCCGCAGTGAACCCTGGACGTGGGTTGACGCCACAGACCTATTCTTCTTTGACGCTGAATTCGGCAGATCGTGAATCCTGGATCGTGGAGCCCCAGATCAGTTGGAAGCCCAGATGGAACACCTTCGATGTAGAGGTGTTGTTGGGGTCTACCTTTCAAAAGGAGACCGCCCAGCAGTTTGTGCAACGGGGGACCGGATATCCCAATGACCTGTTGATCCAAAACCTTGCTGCGGCCAGTACCGTGGAGGTATTGGGGGACACCGATAGCGAATATGCCTATACGGCTGTGTTCGGTAGGGTCAACGTCAACTTCTTGGACCGTTATATCCTGAACCTGACGGGTAGGCGTGACGGTTCTTCCCGATTTGGGCCGGGCAGGCAGTTCGGCAATTTTGGGGCCATTGGATTGGCCTGGTTGTTTTCGGAGGAAAAGCTTTTTGCCAATAGCCCTTTGTTGAGCTTTGGGAAGCTTCGTGGCAGCTATGGGACCACGGGCAGTGACAATATCGGGGATTACCGCTTTCTGGACACCTATGATGTGACGGGTTTTGATTACAACGGTATCAGCATTTTGGAGCCCACGGGCATTTTCAATCCCTTGTTCGGATGGGAGTCGAACACAAAATTGGAAGTGGGTCTGGAACTGGGATTCTTTCGTGATAGGTTGCGATTGGAGACCTCCTTTTTTCGGAACCGCTCCAGCAACCAGTTGATCGGTATCCCCTTGGCAGCGACAACTGGTTTTTCGGAACTGACCGGAAATTTTGATGCCACGGTTGAGAATACCGGGGTGGAGGTAGATTTCAATGCGATGATGTTCCAAGGAAAGGATTTTGGATGGTCCACCCGCTTTACCTTGACGGTCCCCAAAAATAAACTGTTGGCCTTTGATGGTCTGGAAGATTCCACCTTTGCCGATCGCTACATCATCGGGGAGCCCTTGACCATCGTTCGATTGTACGAATCCCTTGGGGTGGACCCTGAAACGGGCATCTACCAATTCGAGGACTTCAACGGGGACGGGGAGATCACCAGTCTTGGCGACCGGGAGTGGTTGGAGGACCTTGCCCCGGAATTCTACGGGGGTTTTGGGCAAAATATCCGATGGGGCAATTTGGGGCTGGATTTCTTTTTCCAGTTCAAGAAACAAAAGGCCTATAATGAGCTCCGGGCGTTTGCGGTGCCAGGAGCGCGCAGGAACCTGCCCATCCGTTTGTTGGATCGATGGCAAGAGCCGGGTGATGAGGCCACCGTACAATTGGCCTCTGCCGGACTTGCTCCCGGGGAGGACACGGGAGCACTGCAGTCCAGGAGCAATGCGGCGGTATCGGATGCATCCTTCATCCGTCTTAGGAACATCACCCTCAATTATAGGATCCCCAATCTGGGCAATCGCTTGGACATCAATGTATACCTACAGGGACAGAACCTTTGGACGATCACCGACTATACCGGGCCCGATCCGGAGCAGCCCTCCACCGTGCGTTTACCGCAGTTACGGCAGTTGACCTTGGGACTACAGTTGGGATTTTAA
- a CDS encoding restriction endonuclease subunit S, with protein MEEQKRVPKLRFAEFSGEWNYEQLENHIDLLSGYAFKGDDISEDKTGTPLLRGINITEGHIRHSEDIDRYYTNEIEKLKKYILKENDLVLGMDGSKVGKNVALINVADEGSLLIQRVSRVRAKKTSDIRFIYLNIFSSRFHRYVDVVNTSSGIPHISAKQIKEFKIGFPSLTEQQKIASFLSSVDKKIAQLQQKQCLLEDYKKGVIQKILSYKKRLEKFKDDEIRKGKLKDFGYFYYGKGAPKSTIKPDAETPCVRYGELYSTYGEEIKEIKSFTNVKPENLKFSKGGEVLVPRVGEDPLDFANCSYLPLSGVAIGEMISVYNTAENGLFLTYYINSMLKKQLAKRVEGGNVSNLYFRYVEEIEIAIPSVEEQTQIANFLSAIDTKIAVVSTQIEKTQKFKKGLLQQMFV; from the coding sequence ATGGAAGAACAAAAACGGGTGCCGAAATTACGGTTTGCTGAGTTTTCGGGGGAATGGAATTATGAGCAATTGGAGAATCATATTGATTTATTATCAGGGTATGCTTTCAAAGGGGATGATATTTCAGAAGATAAAACAGGTACACCTTTACTAAGAGGTATTAATATTACCGAAGGACATATAAGACACAGTGAAGATATAGATAGATATTACACTAATGAAATTGAGAAATTGAAGAAATACATTCTCAAAGAAAATGATTTAGTCTTAGGAATGGATGGTTCAAAAGTTGGTAAGAATGTTGCTTTAATTAACGTAGCTGATGAAGGTTCTCTATTAATACAAAGGGTTTCCAGAGTAAGAGCAAAGAAAACTTCTGATATTAGATTTATTTATTTGAATATTTTTTCAAGTAGATTTCATCGATATGTTGATGTTGTAAACACAAGCTCGGGTATTCCTCATATTAGTGCCAAACAGATTAAGGAATTTAAAATTGGTTTTCCATCCCTTACCGAACAACAAAAAATAGCCTCTTTTCTTTCATCTGTTGATAAAAAAATAGCTCAATTACAACAAAAACAATGTTTGTTGGAAGATTATAAGAAGGGTGTGATTCAAAAAATTTTGAGTTACAAAAAAAGATTAGAAAAATTCAAAGATGATGAAATTAGAAAGGGAAAATTAAAGGATTTCGGATACTTTTATTATGGAAAGGGGGCACCAAAATCTACAATTAAACCTGATGCAGAAACACCTTGTGTTAGATATGGAGAGTTATATAGTACTTATGGTGAAGAAATAAAAGAAATAAAATCTTTTACTAATGTTAAGCCTGAAAATTTGAAATTTAGCAAAGGTGGAGAAGTATTAGTACCTCGTGTAGGAGAAGACCCTTTAGATTTTGCAAACTGTAGTTATTTACCCCTATCTGGGGTAGCTATTGGCGAAATGATTTCTGTATATAATACTGCTGAAAATGGATTGTTTTTGACCTATTACATAAATTCAATGTTAAAAAAACAATTGGCTAAACGTGTTGAAGGCGGGAATGTTTCAAATTTATACTTTAGATATGTTGAAGAAATCGAAATAGCAATACCTTCTGTAGAAGAACAAACCCAAATCGCTAACTTCTTAAGTGCCATCGATACAAAAATAGCTGTGGTAAGCACCCAAATAGAGAAAACCCAAAAGTTTAAAAAAGGGCTGTTGCAGCAGATGTTTGTTTAG
- a CDS encoding helix-turn-helix transcriptional regulator, with protein MGKLKPEDIALNNKIAHRIKELRINADPNQKRFAENNDLERQTLNRWESVNDNRGVSIHTISRFCRMVNISLKDFFASDSFKNQ; from the coding sequence ATGGGTAAGCTAAAACCAGAGGATATTGCATTGAACAATAAAATTGCGCATAGAATCAAGGAATTGCGCATAAATGCTGACCCTAATCAAAAAAGGTTTGCAGAAAATAATGATTTAGAAAGGCAAACTTTAAACAGGTGGGAAAGTGTTAATGATAACCGAGGAGTTTCAATACACACAATCAGTAGGTTTTGCAGAATGGTTAATATAAGCCTAAAAGATTTTTTTGCGTCAGACTCATTTAAAAATCAATAA
- a CDS encoding type I restriction-modification system subunit M, with the protein MSEEQKKLLETQLWNIANELRGKMDADEFRDYILGFIFYKYLSEKQYLYANTLLETEEIKDYLLVTDTGDLEAIKEESLLKLGYYLKPDELFSSIAKKGNANTENESNFILADLESILNSIEQSTMGTESEDDFNKLFEDLDLNSTKLGRSTEARNSLISKVLFHLDKIDFALEDTEADVLGDAYEYLISQFASGAGKKAGEFYTPQQVSKILAKIVTTGKKRLKSVYDPTCGSGSLLLRVSREVPVDDFFGQELNRTTYNLARMNMILHDVHFRHFDIRQEDTLEQPQHLDMRFEAIVANPPFSAKWKGKNNPLNENDERFSQYGRLAPTSKADFAFVQHMLYQLAENGTMACVLPHGVLFRGSAEGTIREYLIKELNYLDAVIGLPANVFYGTSIPTCILVLSKCRVHNDDILFIDASQGFEKDGNKNKLNAAHIDAIIDTYRTRSAQGKFSYVASLDEVADNDYNLNIPRYVDSFEEDEPVDLDAVANELQALEKDMAETDAVIADFCKQLNLKTPF; encoded by the coding sequence ATGTCCGAAGAACAAAAGAAACTGCTGGAAACGCAATTATGGAACATTGCCAATGAGTTGAGGGGCAAAATGGATGCCGACGAGTTTAGAGATTATATTCTAGGCTTTATTTTCTACAAATACCTTTCCGAAAAACAATACCTATACGCCAATACGTTATTGGAAACCGAGGAAATTAAGGATTATCTTTTGGTCACCGATACTGGCGATCTGGAGGCCATTAAAGAGGAATCCTTATTAAAATTGGGGTACTACCTAAAACCTGATGAACTCTTTAGCTCCATCGCCAAAAAGGGCAATGCCAATACCGAGAACGAGAGCAATTTTATCCTGGCCGATCTGGAAAGCATTCTCAACAGTATTGAGCAAAGCACCATGGGTACGGAAAGCGAGGACGATTTCAACAAACTTTTTGAGGATCTGGACCTGAACAGCACCAAACTGGGCAGAAGTACCGAAGCCCGAAACAGCCTTATCTCCAAAGTGCTGTTTCATTTGGATAAAATAGACTTTGCCTTGGAAGATACCGAGGCGGATGTGCTCGGCGATGCTTACGAGTACCTGATTTCCCAGTTTGCCAGTGGAGCGGGCAAAAAGGCAGGAGAGTTTTATACACCTCAGCAAGTCTCCAAGATACTGGCCAAAATTGTGACCACGGGCAAAAAACGCCTTAAAAGCGTGTACGATCCCACTTGTGGCTCTGGCTCCTTGCTGTTGCGTGTGAGCAGGGAAGTGCCCGTGGATGATTTTTTCGGACAGGAACTCAACCGGACTACCTACAATTTGGCACGGATGAACATGATCTTGCACGATGTCCATTTTAGGCATTTTGACATTAGGCAGGAGGACACGCTGGAACAACCCCAACATTTGGATATGCGCTTTGAGGCCATTGTGGCCAATCCGCCATTTTCAGCCAAATGGAAAGGTAAAAATAACCCCTTGAACGAAAACGACGAGCGTTTTAGCCAATACGGGCGTTTGGCCCCCACTAGTAAGGCCGATTTTGCCTTTGTACAACATATGCTGTACCAATTGGCGGAAAACGGCACCATGGCCTGCGTGTTACCGCATGGTGTATTGTTCAGGGGCAGTGCCGAAGGCACGATTAGGGAATACCTGATAAAGGAACTGAATTATTTGGATGCCGTGATAGGTTTGCCCGCCAATGTCTTCTATGGCACCAGCATCCCCACCTGTATTTTGGTGTTGAGCAAATGCAGGGTACACAACGATGACATTTTGTTTATTGATGCCTCACAGGGTTTTGAAAAAGATGGCAATAAAAACAAACTGAATGCAGCACATATTGATGCCATTATTGATACTTACCGCACCCGAAGTGCCCAAGGCAAATTTAGTTATGTAGCGAGTTTGGACGAGGTGGCCGACAACGATTACAACCTGAACATACCCCGCTATGTGGACTCCTTTGAGGAAGATGAACCTGTGGATTTGGATGCCGTAGCCAATGAACTACAAGCTTTGGAAAAGGATATGGCCGAAACCGATGCGGTGATAGCCGATTTCTGTAAGCAGCTTAATCTTAAAACACCGTTTTAA
- a CDS encoding DUF2188 domain-containing protein, with translation MAKKTDRSKLTGKFTKAASSNSNRVHVVPSKDGWSVKKEGATRSTAVRPTKEGAIKAAKNVKSAERIVVHKKDGTIQSNKKKR, from the coding sequence ATGGCAAAAAAAACCGATAGAAGTAAGTTAACTGGGAAGTTTACCAAAGCTGCTTCGTCAAATAGCAACAGAGTCCACGTTGTTCCTAGCAAAGATGGATGGTCTGTTAAAAAGGAAGGTGCAACAAGGTCAACAGCCGTAAGACCTACGAAAGAAGGCGCTATAAAAGCTGCTAAAAATGTGAAAAGTGCAGAAAGAATAGTCGTACACAAGAAGGACGGAACTATCCAATCCAATAAAAAGAAAAGATAA
- a CDS encoding PD-(D/E)XK nuclease family protein: MIFTNEKKLIRDAKRIIAHHNEVSRLKGENFNVFSILKMEHKENGTHSAFLGELLQPKGSHLKGNLFLKLFLETVGDSTIDLDKARVRLEKDIGKRDDVNLKGGRVDIYITDQVNSICIENKIYAADQNVQLQRYCNHNKENNTVYYLTLGGSDASEASKGDLVADKDYYLISYKNDIIEWLEACLKESAEDPILRESIKQYIILLKKLTNQLTDKAMEKEMHRLVKENYNAAQTISNLISDVELEMTKQFVDEVAERLKKELNDHWRIVVDDDLSQPWKGITITNDKWPENISIKLEGESKIPWQKSIFGIIATKDKVERTPLKAALGQHEYFQSDFRESNIWPYYRYILYFDNVSDRSKLFNASEREDIIERVKAKLLEICEVSEDSLASMKGKS; encoded by the coding sequence ATGATTTTCACCAACGAGAAAAAACTTATCCGAGATGCCAAACGAATCATTGCCCACCACAATGAGGTGTCGAGATTAAAAGGGGAAAACTTTAATGTGTTCTCCATCCTAAAAATGGAGCACAAAGAGAATGGCACACATTCTGCTTTTTTAGGGGAACTACTACAACCAAAAGGCTCACATTTAAAAGGAAATTTGTTTTTAAAGCTGTTTTTAGAAACGGTCGGTGACAGTACTATCGACCTAGATAAAGCCCGTGTTAGATTAGAAAAGGATATAGGAAAACGAGACGATGTTAATCTGAAGGGAGGCAGAGTAGATATTTACATTACCGACCAAGTCAACAGTATATGCATTGAGAATAAAATTTATGCAGCCGACCAGAATGTGCAACTACAGCGCTATTGTAATCATAACAAAGAAAACAACACGGTATACTACTTAACGCTTGGTGGTTCAGATGCTTCAGAGGCGAGTAAAGGAGACTTGGTTGCGGACAAGGACTATTATCTCATATCGTATAAGAACGATATAATAGAATGGCTGGAGGCTTGTTTAAAGGAATCAGCGGAGGACCCAATTCTCAGGGAGTCCATTAAGCAATACATCATTTTACTAAAGAAACTGACCAATCAATTAACCGATAAAGCAATGGAAAAGGAAATGCACAGACTTGTCAAGGAGAATTACAACGCAGCTCAGACTATAAGCAATTTAATTTCTGATGTTGAGTTGGAAATGACCAAACAGTTTGTTGATGAGGTTGCGGAAAGACTTAAAAAGGAGCTGAACGATCATTGGAGAATCGTGGTGGATGATGATTTGAGTCAACCTTGGAAGGGCATAACCATAACCAATGACAAATGGCCAGAAAACATTTCCATCAAACTGGAGGGGGAATCCAAAATACCTTGGCAAAAGTCCATATTTGGCATTATAGCAACTAAAGATAAAGTGGAAAGAACGCCATTAAAAGCAGCTTTGGGACAACATGAATATTTTCAGTCAGACTTTAGGGAAAGCAATATATGGCCGTATTATAGATATATCTTGTATTTCGATAATGTAAGTGACCGTTCCAAACTATTTAACGCCAGCGAACGAGAAGATATAA